DNA from Pelobacter propionicus DSM 2379:
TTTCGTCCGCCGAGCCCAGTGCCCTGATCAGTTTGTCCGCAAGAACCTGTTTCTGGCGCTCGTTGACCTCTTCCACCGCCTTGAGCAGGGTGAAGTCGTAGTCGCATTCCTTACCGGTTCTGATCAGTGCCTTGACATCCTTGGGGAAACAGGAACCGCCGTAGCCTGGACCGGGGAAGAGGAAGTCGTAGCCGATGCGGGAATCGGAACCGATCCCCTCGCGCACGGCTGCCACGTCGGCGCCCATGCATTCGCACAGCCCGGCGATCTGGTTCATGAAGGAGATGCGCGTTGCCAGCATGGCGTTGGCCGCGTACTTGCTCATTTCCGCGCTGCGGATGTCCATGACGATCATGCGGTTATTCTTGCGCATGAACGGCTCGTACAATTCCTTCATGAACTCGGCAGTGCGCACGTTGTCGGTGCCGATCACCACCCGGTCGGGCTTCATGAAGTCGTCGATGGCAGCCCCTTCCTTGAGGAATTCCGGGTTGGAGACCACGTCGAATTCAAGGTCTGCGTTGCGCAGGTCCAGTTCCTCCCTGATGGCGTGCCGCACCCTGTCGGCGGTGCCCACCGGGACGGTGGACTTGTCCACGATGATCTTGTAGCCGTTCATGGCGCGCCCGATTTCCCGGGCCACACCCAGGACGTACTTCAGGTCGGCCGATCCGTCCTCCCCCGGTGGGGTGCCCACGGCGATGAAGTTGACCAGGGAGGCCTGTACGGCCGCTGCGTAGTCGGTGGTGAAGGAGAGGCGCCCCTCTCCCTGGTTGCGCAGGATCATCTCCTTGAGTCCCGGCTCGTAGATCGGGACGATGCCCTGCTTAAGCCCCTCGACCCTGGCCTCATCCACGTCCACGGCGATGACGTTGTTTCCGCTTTCCGCAAAGCAGGCCGCAGCCACCAGGCCGACGTATCCTGCGCCAAAGATGCAAATTTTCATTGATTCACTCCAAAGTTACAATCAAAGTTCTATACCATACTGTCGGCCCTAAATTCCATCACAATCATGGCGACTTCCGCGGATTCATGAATCCCCTGCAGCAGCCTTCAGCCTGAGCGCTTCGGCATAGGCCTGGTTGCGGGAAACACCCGTCATCTCTGTTGCCCGCCGGGCGGCATCCTTCACCGACAGCCCCTCCTGATCCAGCAGGCGCCGCAGAATGTCTTCCAGCGGCTCGGCCTGCTCCTGAACCGCCTCTCCCGGCGCGACCAGGATAACCACCTCGCCCCGCACCTTTCCCTGTGACACGGCATCCAGGACCTGGGAGATGCTTCCCCGGATGAACTCCTCGTAGATCTTGGTCAGTTCCCGCGCTACCACGATCTGGCGCTCACCCAGCATTGCCAGCATGTCCCGCAGGCACTCCTCCAGCCGGTGCGGCGCTTCGTAGAGCATCAGCGTGCCGGGCAGGGAGTCCAGGCTGGCCAGAAAGGTGCGCCGCCTGGCCTGGCGGGCCGGGGGGAAGCCGGCAAAGGTAAAGCTGTCGCTGGGCAGGCCCGAGGCGGAGAGGGCGGTGATGGCGGCACAGGGGCCGGGGATCGGGATAACCCTGATTCCTTGGGCCAGCGCGTCCCGCACCAGGCAATAGCCCGGGTCGGAGACGCAGGGGGTGCCGGCGTCGGAGATCAGCGCCACCGATTTTCCCTGGCGCAGGGCGTTCAGGATGCGCTCCCCCTTGAACTGCTGGTTGTGGTCGAAGTAGGAGGTCAACGGTTTGGATATGTTGAAGTGGTTGAGCAGCTTCAGGGAGTGGCGGGTGTCCTCGGCCGCGATCAGGTCGACCTCGCCCAGGATGCGCACGGCCCGGTAGGTCATGTCTTCCAGGTTTCCCACCGGTGTGGCGACGATATAGAGGCTCGGGGGCATGGTCATGGTGTGGGTATGTCCTTCCCTTCGGTCGCCTGTCTCCGTCGCGGGCCCGGCCGGGACGGAGACAGACGGAAAACGTCCCGAAGGCGTCATGGATGTAAGAGAATCATCAAAAATAGAGGGAATAGCTTCAGCTGTCAATGCCGCACCAGGGAGCAGGTACGGTTTCAGCGCACAAAATTCGATGTCGCGAGTCCCGCAAGCCCTCCTCACATGCCGTTTCTACCGCGATTCTCTCCGTCGCGGCGCTGGGCGCGACATCTGTTGCGCTCTCCGCCGTGACATCTGTCGCACGCTCATCCGCTCTGTTCCTCCATCATCTGACGGAATGAAACCCTTGTTTTAATTGCTCCGCTTCGCGGGGCCGTTGCGTCGTGCTTGTTCTTATGTGCCTATCTGTCTGCAAGGTGTAGCAAAAACAAGGGTATGCGTGGTTTTGGCGTGCGTCGTTGTTTCGCGAAAAGCCCCTTTTCGGCCCCTTCCTGACTGATATGGCATGCCTCGTGCTCTAAAGGAAATCGAACAGTCAAACAGAGACACGAATCCATCGCCGGATCCTGCCACCCTGGGCGGAGGAATCCCGGCGAGCCAGTTCACATACACCCTGATGCCAAGGAGGACCGCATGAAGACATGAACAGCGAAACCGTCTATGAGACGTTTTTTAAACATGTTGCCGTACTTTGAAGGATTTGAAAGGAGAAGCTATGACGTCCCAGTTGAAGAAGGAAGATCTGCTCAGGGCATACCGGACCATGAGGGAGATCCGCGAGTTTGAAGACCGCCTGCACATCGAGTTTGCCACGGGCAAGATTCCGGGGTTTGTGCACCTGTACTCGGGCGAGGAGGCTGTTGCCACGGGCGTGTGCATGCACCTGACCGATGAGGACCGCATTTCCAGCACCCATCGCGGCCATGGCCACTGCATTGCCAAGGGTGTGGACATCCACGGCATGATGGCCGAGATCTACGGCAAGAAGACCGGCACCTGCGGCGGCAAGGGTGGTTCCATGCACATCGCCGACCTGGAGAAGGGGATGATGGGCGCCAACGGCATCGTGGGCGCCGGGCCTCCGCTGATCTGCGGCGCGGCCCTGGCAGCCAAGTTCAAGGGTAATGGCGGGGTGGGTGTTGCTTTTTTCGGTGACGGCGCCTCCAATCAGGGGACCATCCTGGAGAGTATGAACCTGGCCTCGGTATGGAAGCTGCCGGTGATCTTCCTGAACGAGAACAACGGCTACGCCGAGTCAACCGGCGTCTCCTACAACGTTCCGACCCCCAACATAGCCGACCGCGCCGCCGGTTTCGGCATGCCGGGCGTCACCGTGGACGGCAACGACTTCTTCGCCGTGTACGAGGCTGCCGGCGAGGCGATCCGCCGGGCCCGGGCGGGCGAGGGGCCGACGCTTCTGGAGTGCAAGACCCAGCGTTACTTCGGCCACTTCGAAGGTGACGCCATGACCTACCGTCCCAACGGAGAGAGCCAGAACCTGCGCAAGACGAAAGACTGCCTGAAGATCTTTGCCGAGAAGGCCATTGCCGCCGGCCTGGTTACTGCCGCGGAACTGGAAGCCATTGACAAGGAAGTTCTGGCCCTGATCGAAGACTCCGTGGTCAAGGCTCTGGCTGCGCCCAAACCAACGGCGGCGGATCTTCTGACCGGCGTCTACGTATCGTACTAGAGAGCGGAAAGGAACCGATATATGTCGAGAAAACTCAATTATAAAGATGCGATCAACGAGGCTCTGTCCCAGGAAATGGCGCGTGACGAGAAGGTCATCGTCATTGGTCTGGACGTTGCCGGCGGCCGGGGAACCCAGGGAGTCATGGATGCCTGGGGTGGTGTTCTGGGGGTAACCAAGGGACTGTACGCGAAATACGGGGATCGTGTCATGGACACCCCCATCTCCGAATCCGCCTACATCGGCTCCGCCGTGGGCGCCGCCGCCTGCGGCATGCGTCCGGTGGTGGAGATGATGTTCGCCGACTTCCTGGGGGTCTGTTTCGACCAGCTGATGAACCAGGCGGCCAAATTCCGCTACATGTTCGGCGGCACGGCCGAGACGCCGGTTGTCTGTCGCATGATGTACGGCGGCGGTTTCCGTGGCGCTGCCCAGCACTCCCAGTGCCTGTACTCCATCTTCGCCCACATCCCGGGACTGAAGGTCGTGCTTCCCTCCACGCCTGCCGAGGCCAAGGGTCTCCTGATTCAGTCCATCCGTGACAACGACCCGGTCATCTTCATGGAGCACAAGGCGCTGTACGCCATGAAGGGCGAGGTCCCCGAGGAGAGCTACACCATCCCCTTCGGCCAGGCCAACATCGTCCGGGAGGGCAAAGACGTGACCATCGTGGCGCTGGGCCGCATGGTGCACATGGCCACCCAGGCTGCGGCCTCCCTGGCCAAGGCCGGTATCGAGTGTGAGGTGATCGACCCGCGCACCATCTCTCCGCTGGACACGGCCACGATCATCAAGAGTGTGGAGAAGACCGGCCGGCTGGTGGTGGTGGACGAATCCCACCCGCGCGCCAGCATGGCCGGCGACATCTCCTCGGTGGTTGCCCAGGAAGCCTTCGGCTCCCTGAAGGGAGCGATCAAGTTGGTGACCGCTCCGCACACTCCGGTACCGTTCAGCGATGTGCTGGAAGACCTCTACCTGCCCAATGCCGCAAAAATCGAGGCAGCGGTAAAGGCGATCATCTGAAAACATTCCAACGTCTTGATAGACACGATTCATAGGACAAGAAAGGTACGACAATGACTGCATCAGTACAGGAATTAACCATGCCCAAATGGGGGCTGACCATGGAAGAGGGCACCCTGGCCAAGTGGCTGATCGACGAGGGAAGCCAGATCGAACCGGGGATGGCTATTGCCGAGGTGGAGACCGACAAGATCGTCAACGTGATGGAGGCGAACCAGAGCGGTGTCCTGGCCAAGCAGATAGCCGATGAAGGCGATGTGCTGCCGGTGGGCGCGCTGATTGGCGTTATCACCCAAGGGGATGCCGCGGAAAGTGCCATCGCCGATTTTATCGCCAATTTCGGCTCTGATGAGGAAGCAGCGCCAGCGGAAGAGTCTGCCTGCAGCGCAGCATCCGATGACATCTACTGCCTGACCATGCCCAAGTGGGGGCTGACCATGGAAGAGGGGACCCTGGTCAAGTGGTTGATCGATGAGGGAACCCAGATCGAGCTGGGCATGTCCATCGCCGAGGTGGAGACCGACAAGATCGTCAACGTGCTCGAAGCCACCCACGCCGGTATCCTGAGACGCAAGATCGCCGATGAAGGGGACGAACTCCCTGTTGGCGCTCTGCTGGGAGTGATCGCCGATGCGTCTGTTTCCGACCAGGCCATTGACGCCTTCCTCGCCGGCGGGGCAACGGAGACGGCAGCGGAAGATGCCTCGGTGCCGGCAGCCGAGGAACCGCAGGCTGAATCGGCAGCAGCGGGACAGATCCTGGACGGCTCGCTGCCGCTGGAGGGGATGCGCGCGGCCATATCCAAGACCGTGACCACCTCATGGACGACCATCCCGCACTATATGGTGACGGTGGCCATCGACATGGGCAGGGCGGAGGCGCTGAGCAGCGCCCAGAAACAGGCCGGTAAGCGGGTCTCCATCAACGACATGCTGATCAAGGCATCGGCCCTGGCAATCGGCAAGTACCCCCTGATCAACGCCGCCTTTAGCGGCAAGAACATCACGCTGCACGGAGACGTGAACGTCGCCATGGCCATCGGTCTGGAAGAAGGAGTGATCATGCCGGTGATCAGGGAATGCCAGAAGCTCCCGGTCCAGCAAATCGGCGAGAGGAGCCGCGAACTGGTGGCACTCGCCAAGGAGGGCAAGCTGGGCAGCGCCGAATTGAGCGGTGGGACCTTCGCCATATCCAACATGGGGATGCTGGGGGTGGAGGATTTTATCGCCATCGTGCCGCCCAACCTGTCCGCTATCCTGGCCGTCGGCATGGTCAAGGACGAGCCGGTGGTGCGCGACGGCCAGGTGGTTGCTGCCCGCATGATGAGGGTGACCGTTTCCGCCGACCACCGGGTGCATGACGGCGCCTATGCCGCCAAATTCCTCGGTGAACTGAAGGGCATACTGGAAGCGCCGGAGACGATCCTGGCCTGATAACGGGCCGGCACATGAATTGGATTACACGAAGTCGAAAGGAGAAGCTATGACGTCCCAGTTGAAGAAGGAAGATCTGCTCAGGGCATACCGGACCATGAGGGAGATCCGCGAGTTTGAAGACCGCCTGCACATCGAGTTTGCCACGGGCAAGATTCCGGGGTTTGTGCACCTGTACTCGGGCGAGGAGGCTGTTGCCACGGGCGTGTGCATGCACCTGACCGATGAGGACCGCATTTCCAGCACCCATCGCGGCCATGGCCACTGCATTGCCAAGGGTGTGGACATCCACGGCATGATGGCCGAGATCTACGGCAAGAAGACCGGCACCTGCGGCGGCAAGGGTGGTTCCATGCACATCGCCGACCTGGAGAAGGGGATGATGGGCGCCAACGGCATCGTGGGCGCCGGGCCTCCGCTGATCTGCGGCGCGGCCCTGGCAGCCAAGTTCAAGGGTAATGGCGGGGTGGGTGTTGCTTTTTTCGGTGACGGCGCCTCCAATCAGGGGACCATCCTGGAGAGTATGAACCTGGCCTCGGTATGGAAGCTGCCGGTGATCTTCCTGAACGAGAACAACGGCTACGCCGAGTCAACCGGCGTCTCCTACAACGTTCCGACCCCCAACATAGCCGACCGCGCCGCCGGTTTCGGCATGCCGGGCGTCACCGTGGACGGCAACGACTTCTTCGCCGTGTACGAGGCTGCCGGCGAGGCGATCCGCCGGGCCCGGGCGGGCGAGGGGCCGACGCTTCTGGAGTGCAAGACCCAGCGTTACTTCGGCCACTTCGAAGGTGACGCCATGACCTACCGTCCCAACGGAGAGAGCCAGAACCTGCGCAAGACGAAAGACTGCCTGAAGATCTTTGCCGAGAAGGCCATTGCCGCCGGCCTGGTTACTGCCGCGGAACTGGAAGCCATTGACAAGGAAGTTCTGGCCCTGATCGAAGACTCCGTGGTCAAGGCTCTGGCTGCGCCCAAACCAACGGCGGCGGATCTTCTGACCGGCGTCTACGTATCGTACTAGAGAGCGGAAAGGAACCGATATATGTCGAGAAAACTCAATTATAAAGATGCGATCAACGAGGCTCTGTCCCAGGAAATGGCGCGTGACGAGAAGGTCATCGTCATTGGTCTGGACGTTGCCGGCGGCCGGGGAACCCAGGGAGTCATGGATGCCTGGGGTGGTGTTCTGGGGGTAACCAAGGGACTGTACGCGAAATACGGGGATCGTGTCATGGACACCCCCATCTCCGAATCCGCCTACATCGGCTCCGCCGTGGGCGCCGCCGCCTGCGGCATGCGTCCGGTGGTGGAGATGATGTTCGCCGACTTCCTGGGGGTCTGTTTCGACCAGCTGATGAACCAGGCGGCCAAATTCCGCTACATGTTCGGCGGCACGGCCGAGACGCCGGTTGTCTGTCGCATGATGTACGGCGGCGGTTTCCGTGGCGCTGCCCAGCACTCCCAGTGCCTGTACTCCATCTTCGCCCACATCCCGGGACTGAAGGTCGTGCTTCCCTCCACGCCTGCCGAGGCCAAGGGTCTCCTGATTCAGTCCATCCGTGACAACGACCCGGTCATCTTCATGGAGCACAAGGCGCTGTACGCCATGAAGGGCGAGGTCCCCGAGGAGAGCTACACCATCCCCTTCGGCCAGGCCAACATCGTCCGGGAGGGCAAAGACGTGACCATCGTGGCGCTGGGCCGCATGGTGCACATGGCCACCCAGGCTGCGGCCTCCCTGGCCAAGGCCGGTATCGAGTGTGAGGTGATCGACCCGCGCACCATCTCTCCGCTGGACACGGCCACGATCATCAAGAGTGTGGAGAAGACCGGCCGGCTGGTGGTGGTGGACGAATCCCACCCGCGCGCCAGCATGGCCGGCGACATCTCCTCGGTGGTTGCCCAGGAAGCCTTCGGCTCCCTGAAGGGAGCGATCAAGTTGGTGACCGCTCCGCACACTCCGGTACCGTTCAGCGATGTGCTGGAAGACCTCTACCTGCCCAATGCCGCAAAAATCGAGGCAGCGGTAAAGGCGATCATGTAGACGAAGGATCCTCCGCGGCGGCATCCAGGGATGTGGGGGGGACGCCGCGGAGGTGTCATGGGTAAGCGTATGGATAACCGTTCTCCCACAGGGAGCCGCAACGCCCTGGCAGCTGCTTTGTTGCTTTGTGTGAGTCAATGGTTTCCATGTCAGCATGGGGGAAATTCGGGGAGATGATCTCTATGGACGTACAACCAACAACGATGCGGGGAGCGGTGAAAACCGCCCATCTGGGAACGGATGTATCCCTTGCCACCAAGCCGTTGCCCAAGCCGGAGTGGCTGCGGGGAAAATCGGCCAGCACGCCGGATGTGGAGAGGTTGGTGAGGATCCTTCGGGACAACCGGCTGCACACGGTCTGCGAAGAGGCATCCTGCCCCAACCTGGGCGAATGCTTCCGCAAGGGGACCGCGACCTTCATGATCATGGGGGATGTGTGCACACGGCACTGCCCGTTCTGCAACGTGGCCCATGGCTCACCCCATGAGCTGGCGGCCGATGAGCCGGTCAATCTGGCCCGGGCCGTTGAACTCTTGAAATTGAGCTACGTGGTCATCACCTCGGTGACCAGGGATGATCTCCCTGACGGTGGCGCCGGCCATTACGGAGCCTGTGTCCGGGCCCTGCGGGACCTGAAGCGGAGCCTGAAGGTTGAAATACTGACTCCCGATTTTCGCGGTGCTGTGGCCGTGGCATTCGAAGAGCTGCGCATGAATCTCCCCGATGTGTTCAACCATAACCTGGAAACGGTGCCGCGCCTGTACCCCAGGGTGCGCCCCCAGGCCGATTATCATGGCTCTTTGGATCTGTTGCTCCGCTTCAGGGAACAGTTCGATCATGTCCCCACCAAATCCGGGCTGATGCTTGGCCTGGGTGAAACGGAGCAGGAAGTGCGGGATGTCATGGAAGAACTGCGCCGCCACCGCTGCGACATGCTGACCCTGGGGCAGTACATGCGACCCAGTCCGCATCATCTGCCGGTGGAGCGCTACGTCACCCCCGACGAATTCGAGCGTTACCGGCAGTTCGGGCTCTCCATCGGCTTTTCCCATGTGGAATCAGGCCCCATGGTGCGCTCGTCCTACCATGCGGACATGCAGGCACGGGAACTTATGCTGGTAAACTGATAGACACGAGGCTCGCGTGACGTTCACGTCATCCCCTCAGGGGGGGCAACAGGGCCGGGACGTTTGCGCGTGGCTTAAACCACGAAAAACAAGAGGTGCAAGGAATGAGTGAAGAGGTATTTGATCTTGTGGTGCTCGGAGCGGGACCGGGGGGCTATGTGGCCGCCATCCGCGCTTCCCAGCTGGGGATGAAGGTTGCCGTGGTGGAACCGCGGCCGACCATGGGGGGCGCCTGCCTGAACGAGGGGTGTATCCCCAGCAAGGCGCTGCTGGATTCCAGCGAGCATTTCTCCATGGCCCGCGACAAGTTCGCCAGCCACGGCGTTATCGTCAACCCGCCGAAACTGGACGTCGCCGTCATGCAGGCCCGCAAGGCCGATGTGGTCAAGAAACTCACCGACGGCGTCGCCTACCTGTTCAAGAAGAACAAGGTCCAGGTGATCTGCGGCACGGGCAGGATCGTTCGTCCCGTAGCAGGAGAGCCCCACTGCGTGGAGGTGACGGCCACGGGTGCCACCCAGACCGTCAAGGCCAGGAAAGTGCTGCTGGCAACGGGAGGGGTGCCGGTGGAGGTGCCCACGCTCCCCTTTGACGGCACGCTGATCGTCAGTTCCAAGGATGCCCTGGAGTTCTGTAGCGTACCGGAACACCTGATCGTGGTGGGCGCCGGTTATATCGGCCTGGAGTTGGGGTCGGTTTGGAGGCGCCTGGGGGCCAGGGTCACGGTTGTGGAGATGATGCCCAAGATGCTCCCCTTCACCGACAGCGAGGTCACGGACGCCCTGATGAAGATCCTGAAAAAACAGGGAGTGGAATTCCGCATGGCTACCAGCGTCACCAAGGTGGAGAAGGTCGGCGACAAGGCGCGGGTAAGCCTGACCGCCGGCGGCAAGACCGAGCTGGTGGAGTGCGACAAGATCCTGGTGGCCATCGGCAGGAAACCGGTCACGGCCGGGCTGGGTCTGGAAGACGCCGGCGTTGCGGTCAACGACAAGGGGCGCGTCGAGGTGGACGAAAACTACGAAACATCCGTGGCCGGTATCTACGCCATCGGTGACCTGATCCCGGGACCGCTGCTTGCCCACAAGGCATCGGAAGAGGCGGTGGCCTTTGCCGAACGCCTGACCGGTATGAAATCCCAGGTCCACTACGAAACCATTCCGGGCATCGCCTATACCTGGCCTGAGGCTGCCTCGGTGGGCAAGACCGAGCAGGCCCTGAAAGAGGAGCAGATCCCCTACGCCGTGGGCAAATTCAACTTCATGGGCAATGGCCGGGCTCGGGCCATGGATGAAACCGAGGGTTTCGTCAAGATCCTGGCCCACAAGGAGAACGATAAGGTTCTCGGCATCCACATCGTCGGGCCCCGGGCCTCGGACATGATCGCGGAAGGGGTGGCTGTCATGGTCTACGGCGGCACCTCCCACGACATCGCGGCCATGTTCCACGCCCATCCCACCCTGGCCGAAGCAATCAAGGAAGCTGCGCTTGACGTGCATAAATCAGCCATTCATGCCTGATGATGTGCATTGTTGCCCCCACCGGAGTCACCTTCCTCCGATTCCGGTGGGGGCTTTTTTGACCGTCCAGGTATGGCGGGAATTCGGGAAGCGAACAATGATTCTGAATGATCTCGGTGTCGTCGACTATGCCGCCGCCTTCAGCCTACAGGAACGCATCGCTGATGGGGTGTACCGCAACGCCACGCCGGAGACGCTACTGCTTCTGGAGCACCATCCGGTCTACACCATCGGACGGGCCGGCTGCGAAGAAAACATCTTGGACCACTCCATCCAGGCCATCCGCATCAGCCGGGGCGGGGATGTCACCTTTCACGGGCCGGGGCAGCTGGTGGGCTATCCGCTGATCAACCTCAGGCCGCGGGGCTGCGATCTGCGGCATTACCTGAGGTTCCTGGAGGAACTGCTGATTTCGGTGGTGGCTGATTTTGGTGTCAGCGCTTTCCGGGTGCCGGGAAAAACCGGTGTCTGGACCGACCAGGGCAAGTTGGCCGCCATCGGTGTAGGCGTGCGTCACTGGGTTACCATGCACGGTTTTGCCATGAACGTGAACAACGACCTCTCCTCCTTTGAGCGCATCAATCCCTGCGGCATTGCCACCTGTCCCATCGCTTCCCTGGAGCGCCTCTGTGGCTGCCCGATTGCCATGGATGAGGTGAAGTCGCGCGTCGCCGGGCGCTTCCAGGGGCTGCTGGATGAGTGGCTCCCCGCAGCCGGAGCGCTGTAGGCAGGGCGCTTCACCGCTGTCCTTACGTCTTCTCGTGCGAATTTCCGGACTCTTGAAATCACTCTCTCCCATGTGTCGCTCGCCCTGCGCCGCTTCCCCTTCGTCTCCCCCTTTTTCCCTTCCCATGCATCGCCCCTGCGCTCCCTTGTGCCGACTGTTCTTCAGTCCTCTCCCGTGCTTTTTCCGTTTTCCGACGCCGTACATCCCTTTTTCATGAACTGGATCCCTTTCGGGTTGCTGCCCCCCCCCCCCGGTGAGGCCGGGATGGTGCGCCGGCTCTCCTGGGGGGGGGATTGATACGGACGGATGGCGCGGCCATGGCTGAAACAGGTGTAACGGTCGCGGCTGAAACAGGTGTAACGCGTCCCCGCGCCAGCGGAGAAAGAGGTCGGCTCTATCCGGAAAAGCCACGGGTACTGAAAAGAGGCTGCTCTGCAAAATTGATCAATATCAGGTGGTTGCAA
Protein-coding regions in this window:
- the lpdA gene encoding dihydrolipoyl dehydrogenase, which gives rise to MSEEVFDLVVLGAGPGGYVAAIRASQLGMKVAVVEPRPTMGGACLNEGCIPSKALLDSSEHFSMARDKFASHGVIVNPPKLDVAVMQARKADVVKKLTDGVAYLFKKNKVQVICGTGRIVRPVAGEPHCVEVTATGATQTVKARKVLLATGGVPVEVPTLPFDGTLIVSSKDALEFCSVPEHLIVVGAGYIGLELGSVWRRLGARVTVVEMMPKMLPFTDSEVTDALMKILKKQGVEFRMATSVTKVEKVGDKARVSLTAGGKTELVECDKILVAIGRKPVTAGLGLEDAGVAVNDKGRVEVDENYETSVAGIYAIGDLIPGPLLAHKASEEAVAFAERLTGMKSQVHYETIPGIAYTWPEAASVGKTEQALKEEQIPYAVGKFNFMGNGRARAMDETEGFVKILAHKENDKVLGIHIVGPRASDMIAEGVAVMVYGGTSHDIAAMFHAHPTLAEAIKEAALDVHKSAIHA
- the lipB gene encoding lipoyl(octanoyl) transferase LipB — translated: MILNDLGVVDYAAAFSLQERIADGVYRNATPETLLLLEHHPVYTIGRAGCEENILDHSIQAIRISRGGDVTFHGPGQLVGYPLINLRPRGCDLRHYLRFLEELLISVVADFGVSAFRVPGKTGVWTDQGKLAAIGVGVRHWVTMHGFAMNVNNDLSSFERINPCGIATCPIASLERLCGCPIAMDEVKSRVAGRFQGLLDEWLPAAGAL
- a CDS encoding thiamine pyrophosphate-dependent dehydrogenase E1 component subunit alpha; translation: MTSQLKKEDLLRAYRTMREIREFEDRLHIEFATGKIPGFVHLYSGEEAVATGVCMHLTDEDRISSTHRGHGHCIAKGVDIHGMMAEIYGKKTGTCGGKGGSMHIADLEKGMMGANGIVGAGPPLICGAALAAKFKGNGGVGVAFFGDGASNQGTILESMNLASVWKLPVIFLNENNGYAESTGVSYNVPTPNIADRAAGFGMPGVTVDGNDFFAVYEAAGEAIRRARAGEGPTLLECKTQRYFGHFEGDAMTYRPNGESQNLRKTKDCLKIFAEKAIAAGLVTAAELEAIDKEVLALIEDSVVKALAAPKPTAADLLTGVYVSY
- a CDS encoding alpha-ketoacid dehydrogenase subunit beta, whose protein sequence is MSRKLNYKDAINEALSQEMARDEKVIVIGLDVAGGRGTQGVMDAWGGVLGVTKGLYAKYGDRVMDTPISESAYIGSAVGAAACGMRPVVEMMFADFLGVCFDQLMNQAAKFRYMFGGTAETPVVCRMMYGGGFRGAAQHSQCLYSIFAHIPGLKVVLPSTPAEAKGLLIQSIRDNDPVIFMEHKALYAMKGEVPEESYTIPFGQANIVREGKDVTIVALGRMVHMATQAAASLAKAGIECEVIDPRTISPLDTATIIKSVEKTGRLVVVDESHPRASMAGDISSVVAQEAFGSLKGAIKLVTAPHTPVPFSDVLEDLYLPNAAKIEAAVKAIM
- a CDS encoding UDP-glucose dehydrogenase family protein — translated: MKICIFGAGYVGLVAAACFAESGNNVIAVDVDEARVEGLKQGIVPIYEPGLKEMILRNQGEGRLSFTTDYAAAVQASLVNFIAVGTPPGEDGSADLKYVLGVAREIGRAMNGYKIIVDKSTVPVGTADRVRHAIREELDLRNADLEFDVVSNPEFLKEGAAIDDFMKPDRVVIGTDNVRTAEFMKELYEPFMRKNNRMIVMDIRSAEMSKYAANAMLATRISFMNQIAGLCECMGADVAAVREGIGSDSRIGYDFLFPGPGYGGSCFPKDVKALIRTGKECDYDFTLLKAVEEVNERQKQVLADKLIRALGSADENKPLEGRTIACWGLAFKPRTDDMREAPAITIIQSLLAAGARVRAHDPEAIDEARKIFGDAIDYSNNQYDILGDADALAIITDWNEYRNPDFDRIREALATPLIVDGRNLYKPSRMASAGFRYIPLGRNSNGMCGEAK
- the lipA gene encoding lipoyl synthase; this encodes MDVQPTTMRGAVKTAHLGTDVSLATKPLPKPEWLRGKSASTPDVERLVRILRDNRLHTVCEEASCPNLGECFRKGTATFMIMGDVCTRHCPFCNVAHGSPHELAADEPVNLARAVELLKLSYVVITSVTRDDLPDGGAGHYGACVRALRDLKRSLKVEILTPDFRGAVAVAFEELRMNLPDVFNHNLETVPRLYPRVRPQADYHGSLDLLLRFREQFDHVPTKSGLMLGLGETEQEVRDVMEELRRHRCDMLTLGQYMRPSPHHLPVERYVTPDEFERYRQFGLSIGFSHVESGPMVRSSYHADMQARELMLVN
- a CDS encoding alpha-ketoacid dehydrogenase subunit beta, with the protein product MSRKLNYKDAINEALSQEMARDEKVIVIGLDVAGGRGTQGVMDAWGGVLGVTKGLYAKYGDRVMDTPISESAYIGSAVGAAACGMRPVVEMMFADFLGVCFDQLMNQAAKFRYMFGGTAETPVVCRMMYGGGFRGAAQHSQCLYSIFAHIPGLKVVLPSTPAEAKGLLIQSIRDNDPVIFMEHKALYAMKGEVPEESYTIPFGQANIVREGKDVTIVALGRMVHMATQAAASLAKAGIECEVIDPRTISPLDTATIIKSVEKTGRLVVVDESHPRASMAGDISSVVAQEAFGSLKGAIKLVTAPHTPVPFSDVLEDLYLPNAAKIEAAVKAII
- the rsmI gene encoding 16S rRNA (cytidine(1402)-2'-O)-methyltransferase — translated: MTMPPSLYIVATPVGNLEDMTYRAVRILGEVDLIAAEDTRHSLKLLNHFNISKPLTSYFDHNQQFKGERILNALRQGKSVALISDAGTPCVSDPGYCLVRDALAQGIRVIPIPGPCAAITALSASGLPSDSFTFAGFPPARQARRRTFLASLDSLPGTLMLYEAPHRLEECLRDMLAMLGERQIVVARELTKIYEEFIRGSISQVLDAVSQGKVRGEVVILVAPGEAVQEQAEPLEDILRRLLDQEGLSVKDAARRATEMTGVSRNQAYAEALRLKAAAGDS
- a CDS encoding dihydrolipoamide acetyltransferase family protein encodes the protein MTASVQELTMPKWGLTMEEGTLAKWLIDEGSQIEPGMAIAEVETDKIVNVMEANQSGVLAKQIADEGDVLPVGALIGVITQGDAAESAIADFIANFGSDEEAAPAEESACSAASDDIYCLTMPKWGLTMEEGTLVKWLIDEGTQIELGMSIAEVETDKIVNVLEATHAGILRRKIADEGDELPVGALLGVIADASVSDQAIDAFLAGGATETAAEDASVPAAEEPQAESAAAGQILDGSLPLEGMRAAISKTVTTSWTTIPHYMVTVAIDMGRAEALSSAQKQAGKRVSINDMLIKASALAIGKYPLINAAFSGKNITLHGDVNVAMAIGLEEGVIMPVIRECQKLPVQQIGERSRELVALAKEGKLGSAELSGGTFAISNMGMLGVEDFIAIVPPNLSAILAVGMVKDEPVVRDGQVVAARMMRVTVSADHRVHDGAYAAKFLGELKGILEAPETILA